One Notolabrus celidotus isolate fNotCel1 chromosome 18, fNotCel1.pri, whole genome shotgun sequence DNA window includes the following coding sequences:
- the LOC117830078 gene encoding zinc finger protein 287-like: MEDNISKGKRPPLPLSALRLLVPPVRLVSAAIWQTVQQKNVADYGMLQEFVSMVADIVPELLTNRQRAQLVLGLRARLILELCRFEADSELIQPHLDSLQNLIQEWDKEARTENIEVPNSEFVDLVRNLQKNPVEREHFFQKVFPDEFGPRYDEALHTLMWMFLSRLEDFLSFQTFQQVSSMLADVSSVLEDCMNSVSGCEELRTLLHYQKDVRQLQHNDGSLDGACIISALKLPPVEKTETHERPLHANVQETMLSCSSDLEIESLTLPHKAQAKTGSHTDSQMCETEVCKTDSLGTVGENGSAELCREMTQPEENAFQSQEEDSFVILKQCHVQLKRVDVPLSLQTRPVRRNRGLRMKKILMEEKRDLREAALPASKSASRKTYNRALSDDSDNESSSSLLKDVCISPVDNCSENDSWSYYSSSPSVADSWSHYSDDGSSFEPPVKGFSDDDSLSSCSNEDPSFMSSNDVSGVKGSTTKKKVECFICKEHVNTSLRTHMKTHFPTGNYACPRCDSRFKLFSSLVQHMKRTCFEYGKQQVDPEKPEEASNLYKCDKCEEAFRYKVSLQKHKLTHDELYCSVCRKVLRDAAALARHKASHTPFQCNRCEETFTLYKPLLRHYQNTHKISKPFRCNHCPKTLSKLSGLIAHEWKHTGHLPFQCAQCGLRVKTDADLISHQRVHTREKPYLCAECGKTFSQRSNLLRHLNLIHSESRNEKMHSCSECDKTFKEKGALKKHQKSKHFETLLQLFRHQCQYCGKMVSASTIARHKLIHTGERPFKCTVPECENHFRSTSEVNRHVLLHHTTERPYKCDDCGKGFIKKCYLNAHVKIHSGEKPFVCICCGKAFPKLYSLQRHKRLLHTAETK; encoded by the exons ATGGAGGATAATATATCAAAGGGAAAAC GcccccctcttcccctctctgctctgcgCCTTCTGGTCCCGCCAGTCCGGCTGGTCTCTGCAGCCATCTGGCAGACAGTCCAGCAGAAAAATGTTGCTGATTATGGGATGCTTCAGGAGTTTGTTTCCATGGTAGCAGACATTGTTCCTGAGCTACTCACCAATCGCCAGAGGGCCCAACTTGTTCTGGGACTCCGAGCACGG CTGATTCTGGAGCTGTGTCGGTTTGAAGCTGACTCTGAGCTCATTCAGCCTCACCTGGACAGTTTGCAAAACCTGATCCAGGAATGGGACAAAGAG GCCAGGACTGAGAACATCGAAGTCCCAAACTCTGAGTTTGTGGATTTAGTTAGAAACTTGCAGAAGAATCCTGTGGAGAGGGAACATTTCTTTCAG aAAGTCTTTCCTGACGAGTTTGGACCCCGATATGACGAAGctcttcacacactgatgtggaTGTTTCTGTCCAGACTTGaggattttctttcttttcaaactTTCCAACAG GTCTCCTCCATGTTGGCTGACGTGTCCTCAGTTCTGGAGGACTGTATGAACTCGGTCTCAGGATGTGAGGAACTAAGAACTCTGCTGCACTATCAGAAAGACGTCAGGCAGCTGCAGCACAATG atGGATCCTTGGATGGAGCCTGCATCATTTCAGCTCTCAAACTTCCCCCTGTAGAGAAAACTGAGACTCACGAAAGACCACTGCATGCTAACGTCCAGGAGACGATGCTGTCGTGTTCCTCAGATCTGGAGATTGAATCTTTAACACTGCCTCATAAAGCACAGGCAAAGACAggctcacacacagacagtcagATGTGTGAGACTGAGGTTTGTAAAACTGATTCTTTGGGAACTGTTGGAGAAAATGGATCAGCTGAGCTTTGTAGAGAAATGACACAACCTGAGGAAAATGCTTTTCAAAGTCAAGAAGAGGATTCGTTTGTAATTTTAAAACAATGCCACGTTCAGCTGAAAAGAGTGGACGTGCCGCTCTCTTTGCAGACTCGACCTGTAAGACGAAACAGAGGGCTGAGGATGAAGAAGATTCTGATGGAGGAGAAAAGGGATCTACGTGAAGCAGCTCTCCCTGCCTCGAAATCAGCGTCTAGAAAAACCTACAACAGGGCTCTTTCAGACGACTCCGACAATGAGAGTTCAAGCAGCCTCCTCAAAGACGTGTGTATAAGTCCCGTCGATAACTGCAGTGAAAACGACTCCTGGTCTTACTACTCCAGCAGTCCCAGTGTGGCTGATTCATGGTCTCACTACTCTGATGACGGGTCTTCCTTTGAGCCTCCAGTCAAAGGTTTTTCTGATGATGATTCGCTGTCAAGCTGCTCAAATGAGGATCCTTCCTTCATGAGCTCTAATGATGTCTCAGGTGTTAAAGGCAGCACCACGAAAAAGAAAGTAGAGTGTTTTATCTGCAAGGAGCATGTAAACACGAGCCTGAGGACTCACATGAAAACCCACTTTCCCACAGGTAACTACGCCTGCCCTCGATGTGACAGCCGGTTCAAACTCTTCTCGTCCCTTGTGCAGCACATGAAAAGAACCTGCTTCGAGTATGGGAAGCAGCAAGTGGATCCAGAGAAGCCAGAGGAAGCCAGCAACCTTTACAAATGTGACAAATGTGAGGAAGCGTTCAGGTATAAAGTgtcactgcagaaacacaaactgacCCACGATGAGCTGTACTGCAGCGTGTGCAGGAAGGTGTTACGAGACGCAGCAGCGTTGGCGAGACACAAAGCTTCTCACACGCCGTTTCAGTGTAACCGCTGCGAGGAGACCTTCACTCTGTATAAACCTTTGCTCAGGCATTACCAAAACACCCATAAAATCAGCAAGCCATTCAGGTGCAACCACTGTCCAAAGACTTTATCCAAGCTGAGCGGTTTGATCGCACACGAGTGGAAACACACCGGTCATCTACCCTTTCAGTGCGCCCAGTGTGGCTTGAGAGTGAAAACAGATGCAGATCTCATTTCACACCAAAGAGTCCACACCAGAGAGAAGCCGTACCTGTGTGCAGAGTGCGGCAAGACTTTCTCACAGAGGTCCAACCTTCTGCGACACTTGAACCTCATCCACAGCGAGTCTCGAAATGAGAAGATGCATTCCTGCTCCGAGTGTGACAAAACCTTTAAAGAGAAAGGAGCTCTGAAGAAACACCAGAAGAGCAAACACTTTGAAACACTGCTGCAGTTGTTCCGACATCAGTGCCAGTACTGTGGGAAGATGGTCTCTGCTTCAACGATCGCCCGACATAAATTAATCCACACGGGAGAGAGACCTTTCAAATGCACCGTGCCTGAATGTGAGAATCACTTCAGGTCGACCTCCGAGGTGAATAGACATGTCCTCCTACACCACACCACAGAGAGGCCATATAAGTGTGATGACTGTGGGAAGGGTTTCATTAAAAAGTGTTACCTCAATGCACATGTGAAAATACACTCAGGAGAGAAGCCGTTT
- the LOC117830483 gene encoding uncharacterized protein LOC117830483 codes for MASTLVLLLLVSLASASHHMGGRTSYAYKGRNRDGTYKVHFYNRDVYDNCQNTHYWSCLSGDCGTVQQNSYQNKAIIDSSTNAPVYENLCVRGCCWIQTVNNVNNWRLMLNVDLGTRSDTKEPNKSPDFGIVPLLRTPENCPRTYELVHFDPDGDKVRCRYGNIPNLECGTCNKPSGFYLNQYKSPSSYNHTCSTNNNTSLVVVAYNHTCSTNNDTSLVVVAYNHNCSTNNNTSLVVVAYNHNCSTNNNTSLVVVAYSHTCSTNNNTSLVVVAYNHTCSTSSHNCSTNNHTCSTNNNTSLVVVAYNHNSSTNNNTSLVVVAYNHNSSTNNNNTCSTNNNTSLVVVAYNHNSSTNNNTSLVVVAYNHNSSTNNNTCSTNNNTSLVVVAYNHNSSTNNNTSLVVVAYNHTCSTNNNTLLVVVVYNDNCSTTNHTYTTNNHTCSTNNNNTSLVVVYNHNYSTNNNNCSTNNNTSLVVVAYNHTCTTNNNTSLVVVAYNCSTNNHNCTQTTPLSLPTLNRNKRQVRTFHQATATAAAPTTTPNAAKVGAATPLSKQPLQFSFLVDRAVHSCLPGDYLPKYLSPTPDNGVHIHTEVGKEVEIRVKAVSKYSKIDNIIISGPQNTKKHKNTHDEFSITWTPTQDDLGNHYVLCFVVEAKIGSNVYQSDMRCVILDVGNKLVDAHVICTESTMTVEVDRAMCFHISEDHLRLSDPSNVVCNLKTHSNKTHIIAVFPLNACGTQIEEDDEYLKFKNEITTIDNPRDSITRKNLLEIQFFCQYPKRGRVSENFLAHRKSVTVWEKGMGQFEYKFEFYPDTQFRTMIDPNSYPLEYTLGNRIFMQIEAKSSVNNTVLFVESCRATPYDNSNYKPVYSIIEDGCPVDRSVQIHNPSHPWEFRMSFEAFKFIGFHDQVYISCSVLMCKAGDPNTRCAQGCRKVKTFSSGIRNRREIVTQSSAHLISQGPLRLRRSAERADSPVMNLNLNLIFIAGCLLAVVGMISGVNLYKAKITKVKYQPLLTFEG; via the exons ATGGCCTCCACACTGGTGCTCCTACTCCTGGTCTCACTGGCGTCTGCCTCGCATCACATGGGAGGAAGAACGAGCTACGCCTACAAAGGAAGAAACCGTGATGGGACATACAAA GTGCACTTTTACAACAGGGACGTCTATGACAACTGCCAGAACACACACTACTGGTCTTGTTTGTCGGGCGACTGTGGCACTGTACAACAAAACTCCTATCAAAACAAAGCGATAATCGACAGCAGCACCAACGCTCCCGTGTATGAAAATCTTTG TGTAAGAGGCTGTTGTTGGATCCAGACAGTTAACAATGTCAACAACTGGAGGCTTATGCTTAATGTTGATTTGGGAACAAGATCTGACACCAAAGAACCAAACAAATCCCCAGACTTTGGCATTGTACCTTTACTACG AACTCCTGAGAACTGTCCCCGGACCTACGAGCTGGTACACTTTGATCCAGACGGTGACAAGGTTCGATGCCGATACGGAAATATCCCGAATTTAGAGTGCGGCACATGCAACAAACCTTCAGGCTTCTACCTAAACCAG TACAAGAGTCCAAGCTCCTACAAccacacctgcagcacaaacaacaacacatcctTGGTGGTGGTGGCATACAAccacacctgcagcacaaacaACGACACATCCTTGGTGGTGGTGGCATACAACCACAACTGcagcacaaacaacaacacatcctTGGTGGTGGTGGCATACAACCACAACTGcagcacaaacaacaacacatcctTGGTGGTGGTGGCATACAGccacacctgcagcacaaacaacaacacctcCTTGGTGGTGGTGGCATACAACCACACCTGCAGTACCAGCAGCCACAACTGCAGCACCAACAAccacacctgcagcacaaacaacaacacatcctTGGTGGTGGTGGCATACAACCACAACTCcagcacaaacaacaacacatcctTGGTGGTGGTGGCATACAACCACAACTCcagcacaaacaacaacaacacctgcagcacaaacaacaacacatcctTGGTTGTGGTGGCATACAACCACAACTCcagcacaaacaacaacacatcctTGGTGGTGGTGGCATACAACCACAACTCcagcacaaacaacaacacctgcagcaccaacaacaacacatcctTGGTTGTGGTGGCATACAACCACAACTCcagcacaaacaacaacacatcctTGGTGGTGGTGGCATACAACCACACCTgcagcaccaacaacaacacattattGGTGGTGGTGGTATACAACGACAACTGCAGCACCACCAACCACACCTACACTACCAACAACCACACCTgcagcaccaacaacaacaacacatcatTGGTGGTGGTATACAACCACAACTAcagcaccaacaacaacaactgcagcaccaacaacaacacatcctTGGTGGTGGTGGCATACAACCACACCTGcaccacaaacaacaacacatcctTGGTGGTGGTGGCATACAACTGCAgcaccaacaaccacaactgca CACAAACAACACCATTATCACTCCCCACATTAAACAGAAATAAGCGGCAAGTGAGGACTTTTCATCAAGCCACAGCCACAGCTGCTGCACCAACAACTACTCCAAACGCAGCCAAAGTTGGAGCAGCAACCCCTCTCAGTAAACAGCCCTTGCAGTTCTCCTTTCTTG TGGACCGAGCTGTTCACTCATGTCTCCCAGGGGACTACCTGCCAAAGTATCTCAGCCCAACACCTGATAATGGAGTGCACATTCACACAGAGGTCGGCAAAGAAGTGGAGATCAGAGTCAAAGCAGTgtcaaaatattcaaa AATTGATAACATCATCATCAGCGGGCCACAGAATACCAAAAAGCACAAGAACACTCATGATGAGTTTAGCATTACATGGACACCGACTCAAGATGACCTGGGAAACCACTACGTGCTCTGctttgttgtggaagcaaagATCGG GTCAAACGTCTACCAGTCAGACATGAGGTGTGTCATTTTGGACGTTGGGAATAAGCTAG TCGACGCCCACGTGATCTGCACAGAGTCCACAATGACAGTGGAAGTGGACAGAGCTATGTGTTTTCATATCAGTGAGGATCATTTGCGGCTCAGTGACCCTTCCAACGTTGTCTGCAACCTGAAGACTCACTCCAACAAGACTCATATCATCGCTGTCTTCCCCCTGAACGCCTGCGGCACCCAGATCGAG GAAGACGATGAGTACCTGAAATTCAAGAACGAAATCACTACGATTGATAACCCCAGAGACTCAATCACCAGGAAAAACCTGCTGGAGATTCAGTTCTTCTGTCAGTACCCCAAACGAGGGAGGGTGTCTGAGAACTTCCTGGCACACAGGAAGAGCGTCACAGTCTGGGAGAAAGGCATGGGCCAGTTCGAATACAAGTTTGAGTTTTATCCCGATACTCAGTTCAGGACCATGATCGATCCCAACTCCTACCCTCTGGAGTACACCCTAGGGAATCGCATCTTCATGCAGATTGAGGCCAAGTCTTCAGTCAACAACACTGTCCTGTTTGTGGAGTCTTGCAGAGCTACACCGTACGACAACTCAAACTACAAGCCAGTCTACTCCATCATTGAGGACGG GTGCCCAGTGGACCGGTCTGTTCAGATCCACAACCCCAGCCATCCCTGGGAGTTCAGGATGAGCTTTGAGGCCTTCAAGTTCATCGGTTTTCACGACCAG GTTTACATCAGCTGCTCAGTCCTGATGTGCAAGGCAGGAGACCCCAACACTAGGTGTGCACAGGGATGCCGCAAGGTCAAAACTTTCTCCTCAGGAATACGAAATCGAAGAGAAATCGTCACCCAGAGCTCGGCACACCTGATTTCCCAGGGTCCTCTGCGCTTGAGAAGATCAGCAGAGCGTGCAGACAGCCCAG TAATGAACCTGAATCTGAACCTGATTTTCATCGCTGGATGTCTTCTTGCAGTGGTTGGTATGATCAGTGGAGTGAACCTTTATAAAGCCAAGATAACCAAGGTCAAATACCAGCCTCTGCTCACGTTCGAAGGATAA